DNA sequence from the Streptomyces tsukubensis genome:
GAGCTGCACCACGACAAGCACCACGCCGCCTACGTCAAGGGCGCCAACGACACCCTTGACCAGCTGGCCGAGGCGCGGGACAAGGACGCGTGGGGGGCGATCAACGGACTGGAGAAGAACCTCGCGTTCCACCTCTCCGGCCATATCCTCCACAGCATCTACTGGCACAACATGACCGGCGACGGCGGCGGCGAGCCCCTCGACAAGGACGGTGTGGGCGAGCTGGCGGACGCCATCGCCGAGTCCTTCGGGTCGTTCGCGAAGTTCAAGGCGCAGCTGACGAAGGCGTCCGCGACCACGCAGGGCTCCGGCTGGGGCGTGCTCGCCTACGAGCCGGTCAGCGGCCGGCTGATCGTGGAGCAGGTCTACGACCACCAGGGCAACGTCGGCCAGGGCTCGGTGCCGATCCTGGTCTTCGACGCCTGGGAGCACGCCTTCTACCTCCAGTACAAGAACCAGAAGGTCGACTTCATCGAGGCGATGTGGCAGGTCGTCAACTGGCAGGACGTCGCCAAGCGCTACGAGCAGGCCAAGGGGCGCACTTCGCTGATCGCCCCCTGACCGGGTGAACCGGTACGGCCGGGGCCGGTGGCCCCGGCCGTACCCCCGTCGTCCTGCTCGTGATCGTCTTCTCAACCTTCACGTGCGGGCGGAAAGAAGAAGGACCCCCGCGAGGACGTGACTCGCGGGGGTCCTTCCGTTCCCCGGGCCCGGCCGGGGAGCCCGGTTCGCCGGGGAGGAGGGTCAGAGGTTGGTGAAGTCGGGGTCCGCCGTGCGCGTGCGCTTGATTTCGAAGAAGCCGGGCGTGGAAGCCACCAGCAGCGTGCCGTCCCAGAGCCTGGCCGCCGCCTCCCCCTGCGGGGCGGGCGTCACCACCGGGCCGAAGAAGGCGATCTGCTCGCCGTCGGCCCCGGGGACGGCGATGACCGGGGTGCCGACCTCCTGGCCGACCTTCTCGATGCCCTCCTGGTGGGAGGCGCGCACCTCGGTGTCGTACGTGTCCCGGTCGGCGTAGTCGATCAGCTCCGCGGGCAGCCCGGCGTCCTTCAGGGCGTCGGCGATCGTGTCCCGGCCGGATCCCCGGCCCTCGTTGTGGAAGCGGGTGCCCAGGGCCGTGTACAGCGGGCCGACGACCTCGTCGCCGTGCAGCTCGCGGGCGGCGGCCACCACCCGGACCGGAGCCCAGGCGTCCTTCAGCCCCTCGCGGTACTCCTCGGGCAGTTCGTCCAGCCTGTCCTCGTTCAGCACCGCCAGGCTCATCACATGCCAGCGGACCTCGACGTCCCGTACCTTCTCCACCTCCAGCATCCAGCGGGAGGTCATCCAGGCCCAGGGGCAGAGGGGGTCGAACCAGAAGTCGACGGG
Encoded proteins:
- a CDS encoding superoxide dismutase, with the translated sequence MAIYTLPELPYDYAALAPVISPEIIELHHDKHHAAYVKGANDTLDQLAEARDKDAWGAINGLEKNLAFHLSGHILHSIYWHNMTGDGGGEPLDKDGVGELADAIAESFGSFAKFKAQLTKASATTQGSGWGVLAYEPVSGRLIVEQVYDHQGNVGQGSVPILVFDAWEHAFYLQYKNQKVDFIEAMWQVVNWQDVAKRYEQAKGRTSLIAP
- a CDS encoding DsbA family oxidoreductase, producing MSDNGRTPVDFWFDPLCPWAWMTSRWMLEVEKVRDVEVRWHVMSLAVLNEDRLDELPEEYREGLKDAWAPVRVVAAARELHGDEVVGPLYTALGTRFHNEGRGSGRDTIADALKDAGLPAELIDYADRDTYDTEVRASHQEGIEKVGQEVGTPVIAVPGADGEQIAFFGPVVTPAPQGEAAARLWDGTLLVASTPGFFEIKRTRTADPDFTNL